Genomic DNA from Thermoplasmata archaeon:
TCCATAGATTCCCAGCAAGACAGTACACAATCCAGACACCAGATAAGAAAGTATTTCTCAGATTTGCTGCATGCTTTGGTCAATTCCTGATAATGCACAACGCAAAAGTTTCCTACAGGCATCTGCCATTGCGACTTTATGAACTAACTCGTTATTCTTTTAGAGTAGAGCAGAGGGGTGAGCTTGCTGGCTTGAGGCGATTAAGGGCGTTCACAATGCCTGACTGCCACTCCTTCTGTGCGGACATTGAGATGGCAAAGAGGGAGTTGCTGGACAGGTTTAATCTTTCAAGAGAGATTCTCTCAGGCATCGGTTTTTCAATTCCAGAAGACCTGGAACTTGCGTTGCGTGTAACTAAGGACTTTTATGAACAGCATGGTGAAGTTGTGCGGGAGCTCGTGCGAAGATGGGGAAAGCCAGCACTGCTTGAAATGTGGGATGAGCGGTTCTTCTACTTTGTTTTCAAATACGAATGGAATTTTGTGGATGCACTGGACAAGGCATCAGCACTGAATACAGACCAGATTGATGTGGAAAATGCAGAAAGGTATGGAATAACTTTTACAGGAGAAGATGGAAAAGAGCATTATCCACTCATTCTTCACCAGTCCCCATCTGGAGCAATTGAGAGGGTAATTTATGCAATGCTGGAAAAGGAATTTATGAAGCAGGAGAAAGGTAAGAAGCCAGAATTTCCACTTTGGCTTGCGCCGACCCAGGTGCGGTTAATACCGGTTTCAGACCAGTTTGTTGAGGACTGTATTAAGATTGCAAGAGAGCTGGGCTGCCGTGCAGATGTGGATGATAGAGATGAGAGTGTCTCAAAGAGAATCCGTGAGGCAGAGCGAGAATGGGTAAACATAATTGCTGTCTATGGCGAGAAAGAAAAAGCAGGCGGGAAATTGAACTTGCGGATGCGAAGCGGTGAAAGCGCTGAGATGACTCCTGAAGAGCTGAAGAAATATGTGAGAGAAAAAACTGCCGGCTATCCATTCATCGGCTTGCCTTTATCACTCCGCCTCAGCAGGCGTCCCATCTTCCGTGGCTGATATGCGAGTGCTCCATGTGAAAGACCTCGGATTGGTTCATCCAGAAGTGAGTGTTGCAAAGGACAGGGAAATTCTGGAGCGGTGCATAGCCACCGGTGAGTGCATTCTCCATTTTTACAGGCGGGAACCACCAGCGGTTTCTGTGGGGCATGGCGAAAAGATTGAGGAAGCAGTTTATGTGGAGAGGTGCAAGGAGGATGGTGTAATTATCATTCAGCGTGAGAGCGCTGGCAGTGCAATTTACACAGATAGGAACACGCTGGAATATGCCATTGCTCTTCCAGAGAAACTTGTGCCTTTTGACAGAAAACAGAGCTATGAGTTTCTGTGCAAACCGATTGTGGAGGCACTAAACACGCTTGGTTATCCTGTGGTGTTCAAGCCAATAAATGACATTCAGATGGAGGGAAAGAAGGTCTCCGGCAGCGCCCAGAAGAGAAGCAGGGGTGCGGTGCTCCAGCACGGGACAATTTTGCTTGTTGTGGACCATGAAAAAATGGATAGATACCTGAAGGTGACGCCCAAGCTGGCTGAAAAAGGGCTTGGAAAGCACAGTGAGAGAGTAAAAGGACTTTTTGAACATCATAAGGTTAATGAGAGCAGAATAGTAGATGAGATTGCGAGAAACTATGAGAGTTTGATAGAGGCAAAAATTGTATTACCCCATCAGTAGTAAGGGCTGGAGTGTAACCTCTATCAAGCATCTGTGAGCCACGAAAAATGCCGTGTTTTTTTCCCAGACATCGAGGCGAAGCATTCCTCCTTTTACAAGCACTTCCTTCGTGGTCTCGTTGAGGACAATTGCAGAGTCGGGTAGAATAAGTTCATGGCTTACTTCGTAACTGCGTTCCGTGTCGTTCATTTTAAATTCTACTGTCAGCGTGGTAAAGTAAAAAGGAGAGTAGTAAAGCGTGTAGTTGAGATGAATGGGGTCTGTAGCACGAGTCCCGGGTTTTCTCTGCAGTAAGCTCCAGCCGTGCAGGTCTTTCCAGTATTCGAAGGGGTCCACCTCGCTCCTGTCTCCCAGAGAGAGCAGATAAGCATGCACACTTGCATTTGCAGTTTTCTGGTACAATCTTGCTTCATCAAAGGAAATGGCTGTTTCCACCGCTTCCCTTACCAGTGCCTTCGTCACATTTGAAAAGTCGTACCCGAAAACCTCCTCAAAGGTTCTCTTCAAGAGGTAGAGCGTGATGTTTCCAACAAAGCCAAGGTAATCCTTGGTGCCATTTATGTCCTCCACCATTATTTTTTTCTGTTGATATAGAAATGGCAATGTCACAGGAACCCACGAATCCAGATTTATGTCCTTAGTGAGCGAATAACCAGTTCTGTTGTCCACAATGGTTGTTGTGATTTTGCCGTTGATTCTGAAATAGACATCACCAGTGAAATT
This window encodes:
- a CDS encoding threonine--tRNA ligase; this translates as MKVLLIHADWMEYRALEKTKMAEEIKEGKEGRFEEVLVVFTSVESGDHANLDNLVARASEEIVKVYNDVKAERILIYPYAHLSSDLAKGGDAVAVLDALAEKIAAMGIEVKRAPFGWYKEFNIKCKGHPLSELSKEIRGEEKEEVSKALVSEKKAVSHWYVLDTDGNLHELRIEDGEVQGFDFSNFQNLKKFSHYEMAKARAADREPPHVELMRRLELVDYEPGSDPGNFRYYPKGRLIKNLLEQYVSAKVRETGGMEVETPIMYDFEHPSLKNYLHRFPARQYTIQTPDKKVFLRFAACFGQFLIMHNAKVSYRHLPLRLYELTRYSFRVEQRGELAGLRRLRAFTMPDCHSFCADIEMAKRELLDRFNLSREILSGIGFSIPEDLELALRVTKDFYEQHGEVVRELVRRWGKPALLEMWDERFFYFVFKYEWNFVDALDKASALNTDQIDVENAERYGITFTGEDGKEHYPLILHQSPSGAIERVIYAMLEKEFMKQEKGKKPEFPLWLAPTQVRLIPVSDQFVEDCIKIARELGCRADVDDRDESVSKRIREAEREWVNIIAVYGEKEKAGGKLNLRMRSGESAEMTPEELKKYVREKTAGYPFIGLPLSLRLSRRPIFRG
- a CDS encoding biotin/lipoate A/B protein ligase family protein; amino-acid sequence: MRVLHVKDLGLVHPEVSVAKDREILERCIATGECILHFYRREPPAVSVGHGEKIEEAVYVERCKEDGVIIIQRESAGSAIYTDRNTLEYAIALPEKLVPFDRKQSYEFLCKPIVEALNTLGYPVVFKPINDIQMEGKKVSGSAQKRSRGAVLQHGTILLVVDHEKMDRYLKVTPKLAEKGLGKHSERVKGLFEHHKVNESRIVDEIARNYESLIEAKIVLPHQ